In Nocardia asteroides, a single genomic region encodes these proteins:
- a CDS encoding ATP-binding protein, whose amino-acid sequence MIGTEGDQAALRIEFPAAAEELPAVRSRLRGWLAGAVADQDRAYDLLLAVGEACTNSVEHGHRGDRGPVRLVAELRRGEVRVTVTDSGRWIPRARIRASKATQLRGRGLALMRELTTYTRLTILDSGTTVELCAPAA is encoded by the coding sequence ATGATCGGAACCGAGGGAGACCAGGCCGCGCTGCGGATCGAGTTCCCGGCTGCCGCCGAGGAGTTGCCCGCGGTGCGCAGCAGGCTGCGCGGCTGGCTGGCAGGCGCGGTGGCCGACCAGGACCGCGCCTACGACCTGCTTCTCGCCGTGGGGGAGGCGTGCACCAACTCCGTCGAGCACGGCCACCGCGGCGACCGCGGCCCGGTCCGACTGGTCGCGGAGCTGCGCCGGGGCGAGGTCCGGGTCACCGTCACCGACAGCGGGCGCTGGATCCCGCGCGCGCGGATTCGTGCATCGAAGGCGACCCAGCTACGCGGTCGCGGCCTGGCGCTCATGCGTGAGCTGACCACGTACACCCGCCTCACCATCCTCGACTCCGGGACCACCGTCGAGCTCTGCGCTCCGGCCGCCTGA
- a CDS encoding STAS domain-containing protein, with translation MQGPRRKGLDGMGQQWSGFEIATEARDTAVVVTAAGEVDMVTAVRLREALDAAQRTSGIPTVLDLSRIDFFDSSGLEVLVDLHHRARLRVVASAAVRRPLGVTGLDRVLDVYDDLAAALAG, from the coding sequence GTGCAGGGACCACGGCGGAAGGGCTTGGACGGCATGGGGCAGCAGTGGTCCGGATTCGAGATCGCGACCGAAGCGCGCGACACCGCCGTGGTGGTCACGGCCGCGGGCGAGGTGGACATGGTGACGGCGGTACGGCTCAGGGAGGCGCTGGACGCGGCGCAGCGCACATCGGGAATCCCGACGGTGCTCGACCTCTCGCGCATCGACTTCTTCGACTCCTCCGGGCTGGAGGTGCTGGTCGACCTGCACCACCGCGCCCGGCTGCGGGTCGTCGCCTCGGCGGCGGTGCGCCGCCCGCTCGGCGTCACCGGGCTGGACCGGGTGCTCGACGTCTACGACGATCTGGCGGCCGCGCTCGCCGGTTAG
- a CDS encoding MlaD family protein, which translates to MLTRVLGSRGFMSVAVLLTLVLVAVAGFALLRPAPETRGYCADMPDSIGLYEGSAVTVYGVRVGEVTGIEPLGNAARVRFTVRADRKLPADVGAVTVNDTVLADRKLELVGPEPDGPGRNPAACISRALTPQSLSRTFDALAGLADQLNGVDDPAQRGALGAGLDGLDAATAGTGAELNTLLGELARALNSPQAAIDHIGALIDALTALVHRARNGWATVENVVTELPPTFTDIVTIAFPPIIQLVDDLASVLPQLNDVVRLFVTPAVRSLNQIPDLPALLAAGVGSLAGLLERTPAIATGFASAADPVTGRTEIGYAPTALALPAAETAQICAGLLALGQPCPVAASGAIRVPIPALLLGAVSAR; encoded by the coding sequence ATGCTGACCCGCGTCCTCGGCTCCCGCGGCTTCATGTCGGTCGCGGTGCTGCTCACCCTGGTTCTGGTCGCCGTCGCCGGGTTCGCGCTGCTGCGCCCGGCCCCGGAGACCCGCGGCTACTGCGCCGACATGCCGGACAGCATCGGGCTCTACGAGGGCAGCGCCGTCACCGTCTACGGCGTCCGGGTCGGCGAGGTCACCGGGATCGAACCGCTCGGCAACGCCGCCCGGGTGCGCTTCACCGTGCGCGCGGACCGCAAACTGCCGGCGGACGTCGGCGCGGTCACCGTCAACGACACCGTGCTCGCCGACCGCAAGCTCGAGCTCGTCGGCCCCGAACCCGATGGGCCCGGCCGTAACCCGGCCGCCTGCATCAGCAGGGCGCTCACCCCGCAGAGCCTTTCGCGCACCTTCGACGCGCTCGCCGGCCTCGCCGACCAGCTCAACGGTGTCGACGACCCCGCGCAGCGCGGCGCGCTCGGCGCCGGGCTGGACGGCCTCGACGCCGCCACCGCGGGCACCGGCGCCGAGCTCAACACCCTGCTCGGCGAGCTGGCCCGCGCACTGAACTCCCCGCAGGCCGCCATCGACCACATCGGAGCGCTCATCGACGCGCTCACCGCCCTGGTGCACCGGGCCCGCAACGGCTGGGCCACGGTCGAGAACGTGGTCACCGAGCTGCCGCCGACCTTCACCGACATCGTGACCATCGCCTTCCCGCCCATCATCCAGCTCGTCGACGACCTGGCCTCGGTGCTGCCGCAGCTCAACGACGTCGTCCGGCTCTTCGTCACCCCCGCCGTGCGCAGTCTGAACCAGATCCCGGACCTGCCCGCGCTGCTCGCCGCCGGGGTCGGCTCACTGGCCGGGCTGCTCGAGCGGACGCCGGCCATCGCCACCGGCTTCGCGAGTGCGGCCGACCCGGTCACCGGCCGCACCGAGATCGGCTACGCGCCAACGGCGCTCGCCCTCCCGGCGGCGGAGACCGCGCAGATCTGCGCGGGGCTGCTCGCGCTCGGGCAGCCCTGCCCGGTCGCGGCCTCGGGGGCGATCCGGGTGCCGATCCCGGCGCTGCTGCTCGGGGCGGTGAGCGCCCGATGA
- a CDS encoding ABC transporter permease, with protein MASNATVLRRNFSGTVLSSLATLGRGLRIGTSAVRIGTADAARLRFQVRESLAQAWFLISVTAVPAVLMAIPFGVILSAQVGNIVSQLGADTMIGAAGGLGVIKQGAPMAAAMLLGGAGAAAIAADLGARTVREEVDALRVMGVDPVQRLVVPRIAAMLVVAPLLNILIIVVGIAAGFVVAVAALDVTPGSYWESFGSFTTTADIWVSLVKSMIFGFLVVVIACQRGLEAKGGPRGVADGVNAAVVMSVAAVAVLNMVITQVVTMFMPVRMA; from the coding sequence ATGGCGTCCAATGCGACGGTGCTGCGCCGCAACTTCTCCGGAACCGTGCTGTCCAGCCTGGCCACGCTCGGGCGGGGGCTGCGGATCGGCACCTCGGCGGTGCGGATCGGCACCGCCGACGCCGCCCGGCTGCGCTTCCAGGTGCGCGAGAGCCTGGCCCAGGCCTGGTTCCTGATCAGCGTCACCGCGGTGCCCGCCGTGCTCATGGCCATCCCGTTCGGGGTGATCCTCTCCGCGCAGGTCGGCAATATCGTCTCCCAGCTCGGCGCCGACACCATGATCGGCGCGGCGGGCGGGCTCGGGGTGATCAAGCAGGGCGCGCCGATGGCGGCGGCCATGCTGCTCGGCGGCGCAGGCGCCGCGGCCATCGCCGCCGACCTCGGCGCGCGCACCGTCCGCGAGGAGGTCGACGCGCTGCGCGTGATGGGCGTCGATCCGGTGCAGCGCCTGGTGGTTCCGCGGATCGCGGCCATGCTGGTGGTGGCGCCGCTGCTGAACATCCTGATCATCGTGGTCGGCATCGCCGCCGGTTTCGTGGTCGCGGTCGCCGCGCTCGACGTCACCCCGGGCAGCTACTGGGAGTCCTTCGGCTCCTTCACCACGACCGCCGACATCTGGGTCTCGCTGGTGAAGTCCATGATCTTCGGTTTCCTGGTGGTCGTCATCGCGTGTCAGCGCGGGCTGGAGGCCAAGGGCGGGCCGCGCGGGGTGGCCGACGGGGTGAACGCGGCGGTGGTGATGTCGGTGGCGGCGGTGGCGGTGCTCAACATGGTGATCACCCAGGTGGTCACCATGTTCATGCCGGTCAGGATGGCGTGA
- a CDS encoding MlaD family protein, with the protein MSTRALLLRVAAAVAVMVLALVGVFQLVERPVEGETATFTALFTDANGLRVGDDVRIYGVQVGKVERLELDGTLARAGFTVQRAHPVFTGSTVAIRYQNLTGFRYLEIVQPERPTAERDPGTEFTTAQTVPAFDITTLFNGLQPVLAQLSPGELNRFTESLLAVLQGNGSGLGPALDAIDRLSRYATDRQAVLSILVGNLSRMADTLGGRSGNAVQLLTNLTNLFTAIGQKLPGLVDFSLAIPPVIQPIRDILTVLGITGEPGRDLDAALRRAFPDPATATEVFDRLPGLIQAMAAAVPAAGPESCSQGAATAPAPLQVLIAGQGVLLCRS; encoded by the coding sequence ATGAGCACGCGGGCGCTGCTGCTGCGCGTCGCCGCCGCCGTCGCGGTGATGGTGCTCGCCCTGGTGGGGGTGTTCCAGCTGGTGGAGCGGCCGGTCGAGGGCGAGACGGCCACCTTCACCGCGCTCTTCACCGACGCCAACGGCCTGCGCGTCGGCGACGACGTGCGGATCTACGGCGTGCAGGTCGGCAAGGTCGAGCGGCTGGAGCTGGACGGCACGCTGGCCAGGGCCGGGTTCACCGTGCAGCGCGCGCACCCGGTCTTCACCGGCTCCACCGTCGCCATCCGCTACCAGAACCTGACCGGCTTCCGGTACCTGGAGATCGTGCAGCCGGAGCGCCCCACCGCCGAACGGGACCCGGGCACCGAGTTCACCACCGCGCAGACCGTGCCCGCCTTCGACATCACCACGCTGTTCAACGGATTGCAGCCGGTGCTGGCCCAGCTCTCGCCCGGCGAGCTGAACCGGTTCACCGAGAGCCTGCTCGCGGTGCTGCAGGGCAACGGCTCCGGCCTCGGCCCCGCGCTGGACGCCATCGACCGGCTCAGCCGCTACGCCACCGACCGCCAGGCGGTGCTCTCCATCCTGGTCGGCAACCTCTCCCGGATGGCCGATACGCTCGGCGGCCGCTCCGGCAACGCCGTCCAGCTGCTCACCAACCTGACCAACCTCTTCACCGCCATCGGCCAGAAACTGCCGGGGCTGGTCGACTTCTCGCTGGCGATCCCGCCGGTCATCCAGCCCATCCGCGACATCCTCACGGTCCTCGGCATCACCGGCGAACCCGGCCGCGACCTGGATGCCGCACTGCGCCGGGCCTTCCCGGACCCGGCGACCGCCACCGAGGTCTTCGACCGGCTGCCGGGGCTGATCCAGGCCATGGCCGCCGCCGTGCCCGCCGCGGGCCCGGAGTCCTGCTCACAGGGCGCGGCCACCGCGCCCGCACCGCTGCAGGTGCTGATCGCCGGGCAGGGGGTGCTGCTGTGCCGTTCCTGA
- a CDS encoding MlaD family protein, with protein MPFLKRGRDPQRKPDEHGTDLRWGITGLCLSALLVTGVGVVYVRGTDATRTYSADIAQAGSIREGDDVRLAGIPVGEVRSLTLLPDRVRMTFTVDDEVFVGDGTALGVRMLTVVGGYYLALEPAGSEPLGDRVIPRERVLLPYNLTAVFEAAIAPVRAVDGGLLRQNLATLAGSIDGSPEAVRSAVRAVGDLVGIMDQQNADISRALTVADEYLTALNGSSDVLVQLVNNLGTLESIVTTYKTEIAQALNDLTAVLHGLSPLGRMWDETWAAQARSLTEAMPKLDQLGGRMGELLDALHALSDRLRPLLPPGGGVALDHSGVCVPVRGAGC; from the coding sequence GTGCCGTTCCTGAAACGCGGCCGCGATCCGCAGCGGAAACCCGACGAACACGGCACCGACCTGCGCTGGGGCATCACCGGGCTCTGTCTCTCGGCGCTGCTGGTCACCGGGGTCGGCGTGGTCTACGTCCGCGGCACCGACGCCACCCGCACCTACAGCGCCGACATCGCGCAGGCCGGCTCGATCCGGGAGGGCGACGACGTGCGGCTGGCAGGCATCCCGGTCGGCGAGGTGCGCTCGCTGACCCTGCTGCCGGACCGGGTGCGGATGACCTTCACCGTGGACGACGAGGTCTTCGTCGGCGACGGCACCGCGCTCGGGGTCCGGATGCTCACCGTGGTCGGCGGCTACTACCTCGCGCTGGAGCCGGCGGGCAGCGAGCCGCTCGGCGACCGGGTGATCCCGCGCGAGCGAGTCCTGCTGCCCTACAACCTGACCGCGGTCTTCGAGGCCGCCATCGCCCCGGTCCGTGCGGTCGACGGCGGGCTGCTGCGACAGAACCTGGCGACGCTGGCCGGGTCGATCGACGGCAGCCCGGAGGCGGTGCGCTCCGCCGTCCGCGCCGTCGGCGACCTGGTCGGGATCATGGATCAGCAGAACGCCGACATCTCCCGTGCCCTCACCGTCGCCGACGAATACCTGACCGCCCTGAACGGGAGCTCCGATGTGCTGGTGCAGCTGGTGAACAACCTGGGCACGCTGGAATCCATCGTCACCACCTACAAGACCGAGATCGCGCAGGCGCTGAACGACCTCACCGCGGTCCTGCACGGCCTGTCCCCGCTGGGGCGGATGTGGGACGAGACCTGGGCCGCGCAGGCCCGCTCGCTCACCGAGGCGATGCCGAAGCTTGACCAGCTCGGCGGCCGGATGGGCGAGCTGCTCGACGCGCTGCACGCGCTGAGCGACCGGCTGCGCCCGCTGCTGCCGCCCGGCGGCGGGGTCGCGCTCGACCACTCGGGCGTCTGCGTGCCGGTGCGGGGAGCGGGATGCTGA
- a CDS encoding ABC transporter permease translates to MTAAPYAPPGLRRLSRMAHGVRPLRPIDELGFALGFAWQVLASVPYTLVHYRRQTVAVITDMTWGRGSVIIGGGVVPLMLLLGASMGASIGIEAYSALNLLSLGQLSGLISAFGITRELAPIAAGVGFAAQAGCRMTAEIGSMRISEEIDALESLGIRSVPFVVTTRVIAGIVAVAPAFVVALILSYLSCELVVTVVHGTPSGTYDHYFDQFVLSWDVVAATIKVMIFAVAVVLIHSYQGYFATGGPEGVGIGSGRAIRASLVSIIALDMVATILLWGFQSPISFTG, encoded by the coding sequence ATGACGGCCGCCCCGTACGCCCCGCCCGGGCTGAGGCGGCTGAGCCGGATGGCGCACGGGGTGCGCCCGCTGCGGCCGATCGACGAACTCGGCTTCGCGCTCGGCTTCGCCTGGCAGGTGCTCGCCTCGGTGCCGTACACGCTGGTGCACTACCGGCGCCAGACCGTCGCGGTGATCACCGACATGACCTGGGGGCGCGGCTCGGTCATCATCGGCGGCGGCGTCGTCCCGCTCATGCTGCTGCTCGGCGCCTCGATGGGCGCCTCCATCGGTATCGAGGCCTACAGCGCGCTGAACCTGCTCTCGCTGGGCCAGCTCTCCGGCCTCATCTCCGCGTTCGGCATCACCCGCGAGCTGGCGCCGATCGCCGCCGGGGTGGGGTTCGCCGCGCAGGCGGGCTGCCGGATGACCGCCGAGATCGGCTCCATGCGGATCTCCGAGGAGATCGACGCGCTGGAATCGCTCGGCATCCGCTCGGTGCCGTTCGTGGTGACCACCCGGGTGATCGCCGGGATCGTCGCGGTGGCACCGGCCTTCGTCGTCGCGCTGATCCTGAGCTACCTCTCCTGCGAGCTCGTCGTCACCGTCGTGCACGGCACCCCGTCGGGCACCTACGACCACTACTTCGACCAGTTCGTGCTGAGCTGGGACGTGGTCGCCGCGACGATCAAGGTGATGATCTTCGCCGTCGCCGTCGTGCTGATCCACAGCTACCAGGGCTACTTCGCCACCGGCGGGCCGGAGGGCGTCGGCATCGGCTCCGGCCGGGCCATCCGGGCGAGCCTGGTCTCAATCATCGCCCTGGACATGGTCGCCACCATTCTGCTCTGGGGCTTCCAGTCCCCGATCTCGTTCACCGGATGA
- a CDS encoding MlaD family protein, which yields MKRLLLAVGTVLVLAGCSFRPAELPVPGAGVDGPTYPLRIEFGNVLNLPTGAKVIADGVRVGELTGVTVVDAGTGSARPGFVIADIEVRDAVRLPLGTRAELRQETPLGDVHIALTEPAAPAAGRLEPGGTIPLADTTQPPLIEDILAALSVFIGSGAVTDLQGLVRTMNGVLPADPRDTARLAETVGADLTDLAVNAEALDGVLHGLEAVVQQGVLDNAPVISELLTPYGVQQTTDAMNAQIGVIFVLTSLGPVGPSTAWLGPLLAALEDTVRAVVPVLFGAAPLDTTAPSNLKKLTDLLQTKVIPYTEHGPKLDLTKVTVGSSGMSPEEQTGRIVDTLRMIGAVR from the coding sequence ATGAAGCGGCTGCTGCTCGCGGTGGGCACCGTGCTGGTACTGGCCGGCTGCTCCTTCCGCCCCGCCGAGCTGCCGGTGCCCGGCGCCGGTGTGGACGGCCCCACCTACCCGCTGCGCATCGAGTTCGGCAATGTGCTCAACCTGCCGACCGGCGCCAAGGTGATCGCCGACGGCGTTCGGGTCGGCGAACTCACCGGCGTCACCGTGGTCGACGCCGGAACCGGAAGCGCGCGGCCGGGTTTCGTGATCGCCGACATCGAGGTCCGCGACGCCGTGCGGTTGCCGCTCGGCACCAGGGCGGAGCTGCGCCAGGAGACCCCGCTCGGCGACGTGCACATCGCGCTCACCGAACCCGCCGCGCCCGCCGCGGGCAGGCTGGAACCCGGCGGCACCATCCCGCTCGCCGACACCACCCAGCCCCCGCTGATCGAGGACATCCTGGCCGCGCTCTCGGTCTTCATCGGCAGCGGCGCCGTCACCGACCTCCAGGGCCTGGTGCGCACCATGAACGGGGTGCTCCCCGCCGACCCGCGCGACACCGCCCGGCTCGCCGAGACCGTCGGCGCCGACCTCACCGACCTCGCGGTGAACGCGGAGGCGCTCGACGGCGTGCTGCACGGACTCGAGGCCGTTGTCCAGCAGGGCGTGCTGGACAACGCCCCCGTCATCTCCGAGCTGCTCACCCCCTACGGCGTGCAGCAGACCACCGACGCCATGAACGCCCAGATCGGGGTGATCTTCGTGCTCACCTCGCTCGGCCCGGTCGGCCCGAGCACCGCCTGGCTGGGCCCGCTGCTCGCCGCGCTGGAGGACACGGTGCGCGCGGTGGTTCCGGTGCTCTTCGGCGCCGCCCCGCTCGACACCACCGCGCCCTCGAACCTGAAGAAGCTCACCGACCTTCTCCAGACCAAGGTGATCCCGTACACCGAACACGGCCCGAAGCTGGACCTGACCAAGGTGACGGTCGGCTCCTCCGGAATGTCCCCGGAGGAGCAGACCGGCCGCATCGTCGACACCCTGCGCATGATCGGAGCGGTCCGGTGA
- a CDS encoding MFS transporter: MQVGSGAPAKNPVVILVALGFSSLSVSLMQSLVIPIQSELPRLLGTSASNASWVVTATLLGGAVAMPVAGRLADIVGKKPVLAVSALILLAGSLICALSGSLLPVLAGRVLQGLAMGYIPVAISFVREAVPKHLVNTATAAISATLGVGGALGLPLAAWIAQDNDWHWLFWVATALAVAVALLTVLVLPHVHDAHEAKLDVIGAIGLAIGLVSILVGVTKGNDWGWTAGSTLGLIGGGIVVLLAWGLFELRHDAPLVDLRTTARRPVLLTNIAAALIGFGLMAQAIVVPQLLQMPAATGYGLGQSLLAAGLWMAPSGLMMLLFAPVSSFLITRFGGRTALSLGAAVLALGYLSGAVLMDAPWQLLLATCIASAGVGIGYAAMPTLVLENVPANEAAAGVAFNALMRSIGTTVAGAVMAVVLTSRTTALAPGAPEIPTVDAFRLCFVVGAVAAAVGAAVVLFIPRRKPVEPEVTAATTEETVPVR; this comes from the coding sequence ATGCAAGTCGGTTCCGGTGCGCCGGCGAAGAATCCCGTGGTGATCCTGGTGGCGCTCGGCTTCTCCAGCCTGAGCGTCTCGCTGATGCAGTCGCTGGTCATCCCGATCCAGAGCGAGCTGCCGCGGCTGCTCGGCACCAGCGCGAGCAACGCCTCCTGGGTGGTCACCGCGACGCTGCTCGGCGGCGCGGTCGCGATGCCGGTGGCGGGGCGGCTCGCCGACATCGTCGGCAAGAAGCCGGTGCTCGCCGTCAGCGCGCTGATCCTGCTGGCCGGTTCGCTGATCTGCGCGCTCTCCGGCTCGCTGCTCCCGGTGCTGGCCGGGCGGGTGCTGCAGGGGCTGGCGATGGGGTACATCCCGGTGGCGATCAGCTTCGTGCGCGAAGCCGTCCCGAAGCACCTGGTCAACACCGCGACCGCCGCGATCAGCGCGACGCTCGGCGTCGGCGGCGCGCTCGGCCTGCCGCTGGCGGCCTGGATCGCCCAGGACAACGACTGGCACTGGCTGTTCTGGGTGGCGACCGCGCTGGCCGTCGCGGTCGCGCTGCTCACCGTGCTCGTCCTGCCGCACGTGCACGACGCGCACGAGGCGAAGCTCGACGTGATCGGCGCGATCGGGCTCGCGATCGGGCTGGTCAGCATCCTGGTCGGCGTTACAAAGGGCAACGACTGGGGCTGGACGGCGGGCAGCACGCTCGGGCTGATCGGCGGTGGCATCGTGGTCCTGCTGGCGTGGGGGCTGTTCGAGCTGCGGCACGACGCGCCGCTGGTCGACCTGCGCACCACCGCGCGGCGCCCGGTGCTGCTCACCAATATCGCCGCCGCGCTGATCGGGTTCGGGCTGATGGCGCAGGCCATCGTGGTGCCGCAGCTGCTGCAGATGCCCGCCGCCACCGGGTACGGGCTCGGGCAGAGCCTGCTCGCGGCCGGGCTCTGGATGGCGCCCTCCGGGCTGATGATGCTGCTCTTCGCGCCGGTCTCCAGCTTCCTGATCACCCGCTTCGGCGGGCGCACCGCGCTGAGCCTCGGCGCCGCGGTGCTCGCGCTCGGCTACCTGAGCGGCGCGGTGCTGATGGACGCGCCGTGGCAGCTCCTGCTCGCCACCTGCATCGCCTCGGCGGGCGTCGGCATCGGGTACGCGGCCATGCCGACCCTGGTGCTGGAGAACGTGCCCGCGAACGAGGCCGCCGCGGGGGTCGCGTTCAACGCGCTCATGCGCTCGATCGGCACCACCGTCGCGGGCGCGGTCATGGCGGTCGTGCTGACCAGCCGGACCACCGCGCTCGCCCCCGGCGCGCCGGAGATCCCCACCGTCGACGCCTTCCGGCTGTGCTTCGTGGTCGGGGCGGTCGCGGCGGCCGTCGGCGCGGCGGTCGTCCTGTTCATTCCCCGGCGCAAGCCCGTCGAACCCGAGGTGACCGCGGCGACCACCGAGGAGACCGTTCCGGTGCGCTAG